One Polaribacter sp. SA4-12 genomic window carries:
- a CDS encoding DUF805 domain-containing protein — protein sequence MNWYLKVLKQYADFSGRARRQEYWMFTLFHVIIIFILAFASALFASSEDPGYSVFIILGIYILATFLPFLALSVRRLHDVGKSGWFYLINFVPYIGGFILLIFACMDGENKPNKWGENPKGTGNDIAINQIGRE from the coding sequence ATGAATTGGTATTTAAAAGTATTAAAACAGTACGCAGATTTTTCTGGAAGAGCTAGACGTCAAGAATATTGGATGTTTACCCTATTCCATGTTATCATAATTTTCATCTTAGCTTTTGCATCAGCACTTTTTGCCTCTAGTGAAGATCCAGGTTATTCTGTTTTCATTATTTTAGGTATTTATATACTGGCAACATTTTTACCTTTTTTAGCATTATCAGTAAGACGTTTACATGACGTAGGTAAAAGCGGATGGTTCTACTTAATTAACTTCGTACCCTATATTGGTGGATTTATTTTATTAATATTTGCATGTATGGATGGTGAAAATAAACCCAATAAATGGGGCGAAAACCCTAAGGGAACAGGAAATGATATTGCTATCAACCAGATCGGTAGAGAATAA
- a CDS encoding multidrug effflux MFS transporter has product MQIRKKSETEFIIVMASLMSLVALSIDALLPALKDIGLSVGITDPKDNQLLITMIFLGLGFGQLISGPLSDSFGRKPIIYVGFIVFALASLVCVFSTSIEMMVIGRILQGVGLSAPRTISIAMVRDRFSGNHMAKVMSFVVVIFLLVPVVAPAIGKVMLNLYGWRFIFYSQLIFGFFVMIWVWKRQPETLKKADRKKITSSLFIDGIKEFAKHKYAVVFTIFSGFITGSFMVYLSASQQIFQVQYNLVEEFPYIFAGLAIGIGLATFLNGTFVMKLGMFKLVSIFTVMFTIIPIVYIILYYGEPNPSSTILIGFFVLEFFALGFLFGNTRALAMEPIGHIAGIGAAINGFVSTIMAVPIATYIGSFLDKTALPLFIGFFVCGVIAILLIQYLKFSDKK; this is encoded by the coding sequence ATGCAAATTAGAAAAAAATCTGAAACAGAATTTATCATCGTAATGGCGTCGTTAATGTCTTTAGTGGCATTATCTATAGATGCGCTATTACCTGCATTAAAAGATATTGGTTTATCAGTCGGAATTACAGATCCTAAAGACAACCAACTGCTTATAACTATGATTTTTCTAGGTTTAGGTTTTGGACAATTAATTTCTGGTCCATTATCTGATAGTTTTGGAAGAAAACCAATAATTTATGTTGGTTTTATTGTTTTTGCTCTTGCTAGTTTGGTTTGTGTTTTTTCAACAAGTATAGAAATGATGGTTATTGGACGAATCTTACAAGGAGTTGGTTTGTCTGCTCCCAGAACCATAAGTATTGCAATGGTTAGAGACCGTTTTAGCGGAAATCACATGGCTAAAGTAATGTCCTTCGTTGTTGTAATTTTTCTTCTTGTCCCTGTTGTTGCTCCTGCTATTGGTAAAGTAATGCTTAATTTATATGGATGGAGATTCATTTTTTACAGTCAACTTATATTTGGGTTTTTCGTAATGATTTGGGTTTGGAAACGCCAACCAGAAACATTAAAAAAAGCAGATAGAAAAAAAATTACATCTTCACTCTTTATAGACGGAATAAAAGAATTCGCTAAACATAAATACGCTGTTGTTTTTACCATATTTTCTGGTTTTATAACTGGTTCTTTTATGGTGTACTTAAGTGCTAGTCAGCAAATCTTTCAAGTACAATACAATTTGGTTGAAGAGTTTCCATATATTTTTGCAGGTTTAGCAATTGGTATTGGTTTGGCAACCTTTTTAAACGGAACATTTGTAATGAAATTAGGAATGTTTAAACTCGTTTCTATCTTTACTGTAATGTTCACCATAATTCCGATTGTATATATAATTTTATATTATGGAGAACCAAATCCAAGCAGTACAATTCTAATAGGATTCTTCGTTTTAGAATTTTTCGCTTTAGGGTTTTTATTCGGGAATACAAGAGCATTAGCAATGGAACCAATTGGTCATATTGCAGGTATTGGAGCAGCAATTAACGGTTTTGTTTCTACAATTATGGCTGTACCAATCGCAACATATATTGGTAGTTTTTTAGACAAAACAGCTTTACCGCTATTTATTGGTTTTTTTGTTTGTGGAGTTATAGCAATTTTATTAATTCAGTATTTAAAATTTTCTGATAAAAAATGA
- a CDS encoding pseudouridine synthase, which yields MSLEVIFEDEYILCVHKPNNMLVHHAKHSRNVADETSLLQLIIEETGLKVYPIHRLDRKTSGIILLAKETEHVSKFQDLFTADEIQKTYYGVVRGFSPETKVIDSPVKGRDANVHKEALTHLKTLEQVLLEIPVKPYDSSRYSLVELSPKTGRMHQLRVHSNKISHPLIGDAKYGDKNHDMMFDEKFGWKNMFLHAGKLEFKHPFTSEELTLKAPFPTDWIALFEEFKWGNPLD from the coding sequence ATGAGTTTAGAAGTTATTTTTGAAGACGAATACATTCTGTGTGTTCATAAACCAAATAATATGTTAGTACATCATGCAAAACATTCTAGAAATGTTGCAGATGAAACTTCATTATTACAATTAATAATTGAAGAAACAGGCTTAAAAGTGTATCCTATTCATCGGTTAGATAGAAAAACATCTGGAATCATATTACTCGCTAAAGAAACTGAACACGTTTCTAAATTTCAAGATTTGTTTACTGCTGATGAAATTCAGAAAACATATTATGGCGTTGTTCGTGGGTTTTCTCCCGAAACAAAAGTAATTGACTCTCCTGTAAAAGGAAGAGATGCAAATGTGCACAAAGAAGCTTTAACACACTTAAAAACATTAGAACAAGTTTTACTAGAAATTCCTGTAAAGCCTTATGATTCTTCTCGTTATAGTCTGGTTGAATTATCGCCTAAAACAGGAAGAATGCACCAATTACGTGTCCATTCTAATAAAATTAGTCACCCTTTAATTGGTGATGCTAAATATGGTGATAAAAATCACGATATGATGTTTGATGAAAAATTTGGTTGGAAAAATATGTTTTTACATGCTGGGAAGTTAGAATTTAAACATCCTTTTACTTCTGAAGAACTGACTTTAAAAGCTCCTTTTCCAACAGATTGGATTGCTTTGTTTGAAGAGTTTAAATGGGGAAATCCATTAGATTAA
- a CDS encoding CPXCG motif-containing cysteine-rich protein: MELEHFFQCPHCWSEISMILDKSVYQQTYIEDCEVCCNPIEITPVFDEGELISFNVQSIEQ; the protein is encoded by the coding sequence ATGGAGTTGGAGCACTTTTTTCAATGTCCACATTGTTGGTCAGAAATCTCAATGATTTTAGATAAAAGTGTTTATCAGCAAACCTATATAGAAGATTGTGAGGTTTGCTGTAATCCTATAGAAATTACACCTGTTTTTGATGAAGGAGAATTGATTAGTTTCAACGTTCAATCAATTGAACAATAG
- a CDS encoding NADP-dependent oxidoreductase: MTTNKQIILKNRPQGTPDKNTWQLEENPIPELQEGEILIQQHYISLDPAMRGWMNDTKSYIPPVALDSVMRAGSIGKVVQNNNNPNFQVGDCVSGWGGVQQYIVSDGEGCFKVDEKVAAMPTFLGTLGMPGMTAYFGILEVANIKEGDIVLVSGAAGAVGSIVGQIAKIKGCRVIGIAGGKEKCDYVVNELGFDEAIDYKSENIYSALKKKCPKGVDVYFDNVGGVILDAALSKLRMHATVVICGAISQYNTKKKINGPSNYLSLLVTRSTMKGMVVMDYTKDFGKAARQMAVWMQEGKLKSREDIYEGIENFQETYNRLFSGEKNGKLILKVIE, encoded by the coding sequence ATGACTACGAATAAGCAAATCATCTTAAAAAATCGTCCTCAAGGAACACCAGATAAAAATACTTGGCAATTAGAGGAAAACCCAATTCCTGAACTTCAAGAAGGAGAAATTTTAATTCAACAACATTATATTTCATTAGACCCTGCAATGCGTGGTTGGATGAATGATACCAAATCTTATATTCCGCCAGTTGCGTTAGATAGTGTAATGCGTGCAGGTTCAATTGGTAAAGTTGTTCAGAATAACAATAATCCGAATTTTCAGGTTGGAGATTGTGTTTCTGGTTGGGGTGGTGTGCAACAATATATTGTTTCAGATGGTGAAGGTTGTTTTAAGGTTGATGAAAAAGTTGCAGCGATGCCTACTTTTTTAGGTACTTTAGGAATGCCGGGAATGACAGCATATTTTGGAATTCTTGAAGTGGCAAATATTAAAGAAGGAGATATTGTATTGGTTTCTGGTGCTGCGGGTGCAGTTGGAAGCATTGTTGGTCAGATTGCTAAAATTAAAGGTTGTAGGGTAATCGGAATTGCTGGAGGAAAAGAGAAATGCGATTATGTTGTAAATGAATTGGGTTTTGATGAAGCAATAGATTACAAATCAGAAAATATTTATTCTGCTTTAAAAAAGAAATGCCCAAAAGGTGTTGATGTTTATTTCGATAATGTTGGTGGCGTTATTTTAGACGCTGCGTTAAGTAAATTAAGAATGCATGCAACAGTGGTTATTTGTGGAGCAATTTCTCAATATAATACCAAGAAAAAAATAAATGGTCCAAGTAATTATTTGTCATTATTAGTAACGCGTTCTACAATGAAAGGAATGGTAGTAATGGATTACACGAAAGATTTCGGAAAAGCTGCCAGACAAATGGCTGTTTGGATGCAAGAAGGAAAATTAAAATCTCGTGAAGATATTTATGAAGGAATAGAAAACTTTCAAGAAACGTATAATAGATTATTTTCTGGAGAAAAAAACGGAAAATTAATTCTAAAAGTAATAGAATAA